The proteins below come from a single Ostrinia nubilalis chromosome Z, ilOstNubi1.1, whole genome shotgun sequence genomic window:
- the LOC135087034 gene encoding kalirin-like: MEVAARALDVLPLLQERVAALTGGRDRRGGPIIWFPANSRRDRVAPDDYRRLLHYLMSIPCDSVRSHGFTILIDMRYGSAWAAVKPILKVLQEHFSSSVHQALVVKPDNFWQKQRTTIGAHKYKFETTMISLEALPKVIDSSQVTTDLDGTLQYDHAQWIDLRLALEELVWQAGELIDRLDDLQEDVARADFADDVTGARRAIDAHADISKRLAKVPVDELEAQGERVLQRLEAAEAACAEASGSGGEAAFHCGSPGAVRAQLAGVRSAHAHAHKLWQHKKMQLDQCFQLRLFEQDCEKMLEWIVNHRTAFLATYVEIGRSCAAAKRLQEEHARFAAACTGGGRPSVARVTTAARRLADKRHYAEAHITALAHRLERAYKQLSAGLEERSAVLSLSVVFHHKAEAYASAVGGWGAQCAVALQLATGQGGAPCGDPRALEQHAQRHRQLYEHMCQAYTEVKLQKERPAVLSLSGEILEACMSATGRASCVLEQHAQRHRQLYEHMCQAYTEVHSTSKKLLYQLDHLVQVCHQTDPADMQSDGSVSTAGSSGGDPAADYSSGANHVLAVIHQILGHHRALEARYHQARLKLHQRLALLLYKEDCRQVLDWLANHGEVFLQKNTGIGRNLHKARVYQKSHEHFENVAQNTYTNAEKLLAAAEELARSGECDPEEVLGVARDLEAHVAAFAARVDRRRRRLDLAVLLYTHEKELLQWLETLRSGGGVCASDDTPEAARRALEQCAQHRAASLDACAATIAQGEALLQDLRSAALLFASLAMSHD, translated from the exons ATGGAGGTGGCAGCCCGCGCGCTCGACGTGCTGCCCCTGCTGCAGGAGCGGGTGGCGGCGCTGACGGGGGGCCGCGACCGCCGCGGGGGGCCCATCATATGGTTCCCCGCCAACTCGCGCCGCGACCGCGTCGCCCCAGATGACTACCGCCGCCTGCTGCACTATTTAATGAGCATACCATG TGATTCTGTCAGATCGCATGGCTTCACGATACTAATAGACATGCGATATGGTTCAGCTTGGGCTGCTGTAAAGCCCATTCTAAAAGTTCTCCAAGAACACTTTTCCTCATCCGTCCACCAGGCATTGGTTGTCAAACCTGACAATTTCTGGCAAAAGCAACGCACAACGATAGGAGCTCACAAGTACAAGTTTGAG ACAACCATGATTAGCTTAGAGGCACTTCCCAAGGTGATAGATAGCTCACAAGTAACAACAGATTTAGATGGCACACTCCAATATGATCATGCGCAGTGGATCGATTTGCGATTG GCCTTAGAAGAGCTGGTGTGGCAAGCGGGCGAGCTGATCGACAGACTGGACGACCTGCAGGAGGACGTGGCGCGCGCGGACTTCGCCGACGACGTGACGGGCGCGCGCCGCGCCATCGACGCGCACGCAGACATCAGCAAGCGGCTCGCCAAGGTGCCCGTGGATGAACTAGAGGCGCAAG GCGAGCGCGTCCTTCAGCGCTTGGAGGCGGCGGAGGCAGCTTGCGCGGAGGCcagcggcagcggcggcgaGGCGGCGTTCCACTGCGGCTCGCCGGGCGCCGTGCGTGCTCAGCTGGCCGGCGTGCGGTCTGCCCACGCGCACGCGCACAAACTGTGGCAGCACAAGAAGATGCAGCTCGACCAGTGCTTCCAGCTGCGGCTGTTCGAGCAGGACTGCGAGAAG ATGCTCGAATGGATCGTAAACCATCGCACGGCGTTTCTCGCTACCTACGTCGAGATTGGAAGATCCTGTGCAGCAGCTAAACGCCTTCAAGAAGAACACGCTAG GTTCGCCGCAGCGTGCACCGGCGGCGGACGGCCCAGCGTGGCGCGTGTGACGACTGCTGCTCGACGCCTGGCCGACAAGCGCCACTACGCCGAAGCCCACATCACGGCGCTTGCGCATCGCCTCGAACGCGCTTACAAGCAGCTTTCCGCCG GTCTAGAGGAGCGCTCGGCAGTGCTGTCTCTGTCCGTGGTGTTCCACCACAAGGCCGAGGCGTACGCGTCAGCCGTGGGCGGGTGGGGCGCGCAGTGCGCGGTGGCGCTGCAGCTGGCCACGGGGCAGGGCGGCGCGCCGTGCGGCGACCCGCGCGCGCTCGAGCAGCACGCGCAGCGCCACCGCCAGCTGTACGAGCACATGTGCCAGGCGTACACAGAGGTAAAACTACAGAAGGAGCGCCCAGCAGTGCTCTCTCTCAGTGGAGAAATTT TGGAGGCTTGCATGTCGGCGACGGGCAGGGCTTCGTGTGTGCTCGAGCAGCACGCGCAGCGCCACCGCCAGCTGTACGAGCACATGTGCCAGGCGTACACCGAG GTTCATTCCACTAGTAAAAAGCTGCTATACCAGCTAGATCACCTAGTTCAAGTTTGCCATCAAACCGACCCTGCGGATATG CAGAGCGACGGGTCCGTAAGCACGGCAGGCAGCAGCGGTGGCGACCCGGCGGCGGATTACAGCTCGGGCGCGAACCATGTGCTCGCCGTCATACACCAGATACTAGGCCACCACCGGGCCTTGGAAGCACGCTATCACCAGGCCAGGCTCAAGCTGCACCAACGACTTGCGTTGCTTTTGTACAAAGAGGATTGTAGGCAG GTTTTGGACTGGTTGGCGAATCATGGTGAAGTTTTCCTGCAGAAAAATACAGGAATAGGACGGAATCTCCACAAGGCAAGAGTGTATCAGAAATCTCATGAACATTTCGAAAATGTTGCTCAA AATACGTACACGAACGCCGAGAAACTTCTGGCAGCAGCGGAGGAGTTGGCTCGCTCCGGCGAATGCGACCCCGAAGAAGTGCTAGGTGTTGCGAGAGATTTGGAAGCGCACGTGGCTGCGTTCGCGGCGCGCGTCGACCGCCGGCGGAGAAGGCTCGACTTGGCCGTGCTGCTGTATACTCATGAGAAAGAG CTCCTCCAATGGCTTGAGACGCTgcgcagcggcggcggcgtctGCGCATCAGACGACACGCCCGaggcggcgcggcgcgcgctCGAGCAGTGCGCGCAACACCGCGCCGCCAGCCTCGACGCCTGCGCCGCCACCATCGCGCAGGGCGAGGCGTTGCTGCAGGACTTACG CTCTGCGGCGTTATTGTTCGCTAGCCTCGCGATGTCGCACGACTAG